A stretch of the Malus domestica chromosome 08, GDT2T_hap1 genome encodes the following:
- the LOC103453590 gene encoding cytochrome P450 736A117-like, translating to MVELMKIITETLSCLLQPFSFKYFLLVAIFLILIYKWSFTSTPNSSPPSPRKLPVIGNLHQLGLYPHRSLGALAQRHGPLMMLHFGSMPVLVVSSAEAASEVMKTHDIAFSSRPKITFFKKFLYDFKDVASAPYGEYWRQVKGICVLNLLSRKKVRSFRTVREEEANSMIKNIMKQSTSTTSSVSNLSEIFLTLTNDVISRITLGTKYSDGDEDGKMFKGLTVELTEIMSRINIGDYIPWLSWCSRLNGLDAKQDDLAKRYDDFLETVVQKHMDGDDHVKNDDEKDLVDVLLSLQKENVLPIPLDRVCIKAITLDMFSAGTDTTSTALEWTMSELLRHPRVMKKLQNEIRGIVGNKTDITEDDLVGMHYLKAVIKESLRLHPPFPLLLPRMSTQDVKINGYDIKANTQVIVNAWQIGRDPKSYNNPEEFEPERFLSSDIDYKGKDFELIPFGAGRRGCPGIQFAVAVKEIALANLVHKFDWALPGGARGEDLDMTESTGATVHRKYPLKAVAIPYSC from the exons atggtggaGCTGATGAAAATAATAACTGAAACCCTATCATGCTTACTGCAACCATTTTCCTTCAAATATTTCCTACTAGTGGCCATTTTCCTCATCCTCATATACAAATGGTCCTTCACCTCCACACCAAACTCATCGCCACCTTCTCCTCGAAAGCTGCCTGTCATCGGGAACCTTCACCAGCTTGGGTTGTACCCTCATCGCTCACTTGGAGCTTTAGCTCAACGCCACGGGCCTCTCATGATGCTCCATTTTGGAAGCATGCCAGTCCTGGTGGTCTCGTCGGCTGAGGCTGCCTCTGAGGTCATGAAGACCCATGACATCGCATTCTCCAGCAGACCCAagatcaccttctttaagaaattTCTCTACGACTTCAAAGACGTGGCATCGGCGCCTTATGGCGAGTATTGGAGGCAGGTCAAGGGCATATGTGTGTTAAATCTTCTGAGCAGAAAGAAGGTTCGCTCTTTTCGCACAGTGAGAGAAGAGGAAGCCAACTCCATGATCAAAAACATCATGAAGCAATCGACGTCAACTACATCGTCGGTTTCTAATTTAAGCGAAATCTTTCTGACGCTTACTAATGATGTTATCTCTAGAATTACACTTGGGACCAAGTACAGCGATGGTGACGAAGATGGGAAGATGTTTAAGGGGCTTACCGTGGAGTTGACGGAGATAATGTCACGCATCAATATTGGTGACTACATCCCATGGCTTTCTTGGTGCTCACGTCTCAATGGTTTGGATGCTAAGCAAGATGATCTCGCTAAACGATATGATGACTTCTTAGAGACAGTTGTTCAAAAGCATATGGATGGCGATGATCATGTCAAGAACGATGACGAAAAGGATCTTGTGGACGTTTTGCTTTCCCTTCAGAAAGAAAACGTGCTTCCTATTCCTCTCGATCGAGTTTGCATCAAAGCCATCACCTTG GATATGTTTTCGGCTGGCACTGATACAACATCTACAGCCCTAGAGTGGACAATGTCTGAGCTTTTAAGGCATCCCAGAGTAATGAAAAAATTGCAGAACGAGATACGGGGAATAGTCGGAAACAAAACAGACATAACGGAGGATGATTTAGTCGGAATGCACTACTTGAAGGCAGTGATTAAGGAGTCTCTTCGCTTACATCCTCCATTTCCGCTACTGTTGCCCAGGATGTCAACCCAAGATGTTAAAATCAACGGTTACGACATTAAGGCCAACACACAAGTTATAGTGAATGCTTGGCAGATTGGAAGAGATCCCAAGTCATACAACAACCCAGAGGAGTTCGAGCCGGAAAGGTTTTTGAGTAGTGACATAGATTATAAAGGGAAGGACTTCGAATTAATTCCGTTTGGGGCTGGCAGACGGGGTTGCCCCGGAATTCAGTTTGCTGTGGCTGTTAAAGAGATTGCTTTGGCAAATTTAGTCCACAAGTTTGATTGGGCATTGCCTGGTGGCGCAAGAGGGGAGGACCTAGACATGACCGAATCCACGGGTGCGACTGTCCATAGAAAGTATCCTCTAAAAGCAGTAGCTATTCCATATTCTTGCTGA
- the LOC139198153 gene encoding uncharacterized protein, with amino-acid sequence MAAPSFKVEGVLGMLTIKLRDDNFAKWAFQFQSVLRGYKLFGHFDGTTPCPSKFVVDSDNGITREITVAYTEWETIDMALLSLLLATLTDEAMEYVIRINHLKTELHMIQKGSDTIDRYLWRLKHIRDQLSAVGESISDNDIMIAGLAGLPKEYGVIRTVILAREFTLTLKEFRALLLGAEREIEGEMNIIAQNMSALYIQGSSSSSTTGSNSNIGSSSSASSSNSHSHAHIPAITAGTISAVPYDSNGHNASGPQFSNAQFGSFGNNYRGNNNYRGGNNYRNHNGFRGRGYGSGSSGGSRQLGNGNNNWSGIVDTRTTVVIECQDKKTKEIVYQGKSRPEELFVWIFPMSNKSDVFTIFVKYYKFVLNQFGTTIKSLQTDGNGIAERKHRHILETAITLLSASGLPSELCSPYLVLYKKVPDIQSLKIFGSAVFHWLRPYNCHLYREIQILQDHIALYLNQVVLPFTSTSTNINSVIIDVDQNCIQTRLKIGTIHRKSYVGCLVFLPQLQSLHPDDLSTAAFSTNLDTHLTGGFSFLADITDCEEPRTFKTASLKQEWQIAMQEEFNALKTQGTWILVPPPSNRSVIGNTSLFVKVDGGDIILLLLYVDDIILTGSNSVKIQSVIDDLAGVFDLKDMGRLTYFLGLHIQYRDDGSLFISHTKYAKDVLHKVAMDNCKSTSIPSKPHTQILAGEGTALSDPSHYRSIVGALQYLTFTRLDIAHLVNMICQFMAQPTDLYMFLVKRILRYIQGTIGYGLQYTKSKEFNITAYSDSDWGADINTRRSITCFVFYLGVNPISWQSKKQSIVSRSYTEAEYKALAHCAADVFWIRSVFKDIHQYISVPPSLHCDNLSALALSSNPVFH; translated from the exons ATGGCTGCGCCCTCGTTTAAAGTTGAGGGTGTTTTGGGAATGCTTACTATTAAGCTTAGGGATGATAATTTTGCCAAATGGGCATTTCAGTTTCAGTCGGTGTTAAGGGGATATAAGTTGTTTGGTCATTTTGATGGTACAACTCCTTGTCCATCGAAGTTTGTTGTTGATTCAGATAATGGGATTACAAGGGAGATCACAGTAGCATATACTGAATGGGAAACAATTGATATGGCTTTGTTGAGTCTATTGCTTGCTACTCTTACTGATGAGGCTATGGAATATGTGATTAG AATCAATCATTTGAAAACTGAATTACACATGATTCAAAAAGGGTCAGATACAATTGATCGATATTTGTGGAGGTTAAAGCATATTAGAGACCAACTCAGTGCTGTAGGAGAATCTATCTCAGATAATGATATTATGATTGCTGGTCTTGCTGGATTACCTAAGGAATATGGTGTTATTCGTACTGTTATATTGGCCAGGGAGTTTACACTCACTTTGAAGGAGTTCAGGGCATTATTACTTGGTGCTGAGAGGGAAATTGAGGGTGAAATGAATATAATTGCTCAGAATATGTCTGCATTGTATATTCAAGGGTCAAGTTCTAGTTCAACCACTGGTTCTAATTCAAATATTGGTTCTAGCTCTTCTGCATCATCTTCAAATTCTCACAGTCATGCTCATATTCCAGCTATCACTGCTGGTACCATCTCTGCTGTCCCTTATGATTCAAA TGGTCACAATGCATCTGGACCACAATTTTCTAATGCACAATTTGGATCTTTTGGGAACAACTATAGAGGTAATAACAACTACAGGGGTGGAAACAATTACAGGAATCACAATGGCTTCAGAGGAAGAGGGTATGGTTCTGGTAGTTCAGGGGGCTCAAGACAACTCGGGAATGGAAATAACAATTGGTCAGGCATTGTTGATACTAGAACTACAGTAGTAATTGAATGTCAG GACAAGAAGACAAAGGAGATAGTGTATCAAGGAAAGAGTAGGCCTGAGGAATT ATTTGTTTGGATATTTCCTATGAGCAATAAATCAGATGTGTTTACCATTTTTGTTAAGTACTATAAGTTTGTTCTTAATCAATTTGGTACAACAATTAAGTCATTGCAAACAGATGGG AACGGAATTGCAGAAAGGAAACATAGACATATCTTGGAAACTGCAATCACTCTTCTCAGTGCTTCTGGTTTACCCTCTGAGCTATG TTCCCCATACTTGGTTTTATATAAGAAGGTACCTGATATACAATCTCTTAAGATTTTTGGTTCTGCTGTATTCCATTGGCTGAGACCATACAAT TGTCATCTATACAGAGAAATACAGATCCTGCAGGATCACATAGCTCTTTATCTCAATCAG GTAGTTCTTCCTTTTACCTCAACTTCAACTAATATTAATTCAGTCATCATAGATGTCGATCAGAATTGTATCCAAACCAGGTTAAAAATTGGTACCATTCATAGGAAAAGTTATGTGGGGTGTCTTGTCTTTTTACCTCAGCTACAGTCTTTACATCCTGATGATTTATCTACTGCTGCTTTCTCTACCAACTTGGATACACATTTGACTGGAGGATTCTCATTTCTTGCTGACATCACGGATTGTGAAGAACCGAGAACATTTAAAACTGCCTCACTGAAACAAGAATGGCAAATTGCCATGCAAGAGGAATTCAATGCACTGAAAACTCAAGGCACTTGGATACTTGTCCCACCACCATCAAATCGATCGGTTATTGGAA ATACCAGTCTCTTTGTCAAAGTTGATGGTGGAGACATAATCCTTCTATTattgtatgttgatgacataattCTCACTGGTTCAAACTCAGTTAAAATACAATCTGTGATTGATGATCTTGCTGGTGTATTTGATCTCAAAGATATGGGAAGATTGACATACTTTTTGGGGCTGCATATACAGTATAGGGATGATGGTTCTTTGTTCATATCACATACTAAATATGCCAAAGATGTGTTACACAAGGTAGCTATGGACAACTGCAAGTCTACTTCAATACCATCTAAGCCTCATACTCAAATTCTTGCTGGTGAAGGAACAGCGTTATCCGATCCTAGCCATTATAGAAGCATAGTTGGGGCTCTTCAATACCTGACTTTTACTAGACTTGATATAGCCCATTTAGTGAACATGATTTGTCAATTCATGGCACAACCAACTGATTTATACATGtttttggtcaaaagaatcTTGAGATATATACAAGGTACTATTGGCTATGGCTTACAGTATACAAAAAGCAAGGAATTCAATATAACTGCTTATTCCGACTCAGATTGGGGAGCAGACATCAACACCAGAAGATCAATTACATGTTTTGTTTTCTATCTTGGGGTAAATCCAATTTCTTGGCAGTCTAAAAAGCAATCCATAGTATCTCGAAGTTATACAGAGGCAGAATACAAGGCATTAGCTCACTGTGCCGCTGATGTTTTTTGGATCCGATCAGTGTTTAAGGATATTCATCAATACATATCAGTCCCACCTTCCTTACACTGTGATAATCTCTCTGCATTGGCTTTAAGTTCAAATCCAGTTTTCCACTAA